One Salvia splendens isolate huo1 chromosome 12, SspV2, whole genome shotgun sequence genomic window carries:
- the LOC121759260 gene encoding serine/threonine-protein kinase-like protein At3g51990 gives MLMGYLSCKTDSSISTSDPFKIQEFTYKDLQLATANFSDSKLLGRGSHGLVYKAVLRSGRLVAVKKPSSNDLDNEIDILSSLHSPSLVNLLGFSTNSHGRRLLVVEFMSNGTLYDILHTNPRPPTWPRRLRLALQTATAVETLHSSSPPVIHRDIKSANVLIDRNLNARLGDFGLALRCVDDFRLRSTPPAGTMGYLDPCYVTPENLSTKTDVFSFGILLLEIISGRKALDMSNSPPSVVDWAIPLIRKGKFTSVYDPRVPAPRDARVRKMVAVVAAKCVRPCRERRPSMKEVARCLGELSKLNSWNGLSNPCIMGEDVGIVETPLKNQQLELGVRSNLMELMAYHKSQIRAKTTNLRF, from the coding sequence ATGTTGATGGGTTACCTCTCCTGCAAAACCGACTCCTCCATCTCCACATCCGACCCCTTCAAAATCCAAGAATTCACCTACAAAGACCTCCAATTAGCCACCGCCAACTTCTCCGACTCCAAGCTCCTCGGCCGCGGCAGCCACGGCCTTGTCTACAAGGCCGTCCTCCGCTCCGGCCGCCTCGTCGCCGtcaagaagccctcctccaacgACCTCGACAACGAGATCGACATCCTCTCCTCCCTCCACAGCCCCTCCCTCGTCAACCTCCTCGGCTTCTCCACCAACTCCCACGGCCGCCGCCTCCTCGTCGTCGAATTCATGAGCAACGGCACTCTCTACGACATCCTCCACACCAATCCCCGCCCCCCTACATGGCCCCGCCGCCTCCGATTGGCTCTCCAGACCGCCACAGCCGTCGAAACCCTCCACTCCTCCTCCCCTCCCGTCATCCACCGCGACATCAAATCCGCCAACGTCTTAATCGATCGGAATCTCAACGCTAGGTTAGGCGATTTCGGCCTCGCATTGCGCTGCGTCGACGATTTCCGCCTCCGATCGACTCCCCCCGCGGGGACGATGGGCTATCTAGACCCCTGCTACGTCACGCCGGAAAACCTAAGCACGAAGACCGACGTGTTCAGCTTCGGAATCCTGCTGCTGGAGATAATCAGCGGGAGGAAGGCTCTGGATATGTCGAATTCGCCGCCGTCGGTGGTGGATTGGGCGATTCCGCTGATTAGGAAGGGGAAATTCACGAGCGTGTACGATCCTAGGGTTCCGGCGCCCAGGGATGCGAGGGTGAGGAAgatggtggcggtggtggcggcgaaATGCGTGAGGCCGTGCAGAGAGAGGAGGCCGTCGATGAAGGAGGTGGCGAGGTGTTTGGGTGAGCTGAGCAAGCTCAATTCGTGGAATGGATTGTCGAATCCCTGCATCATGGGGGAGGATGTGGGAATCGTTGAAACGCCATTAAAGAATCAGCAGCTAGAGTTGGGGGTTCGTAGCAATTTGATGGAATTGATGGCCTATCATAAATCTCAAATTAGGGCTAAAACTACAAATCTCAGATTTTGA
- the LOC121758429 gene encoding agamous-like MADS-box protein AGL18, with amino-acid sequence MSSHELSELREKINKGMMFIKDTKLQLLRDELEKSRMQKEQQLQKCQMLQRQVEELKKNFVPSVIYNPVPISVHCPAMEEEDVVQPEQLKNFVPTKIYNPVPISVYDPATEEDEDVDVVLPE; translated from the exons ATGAGCTCACATGAATTATCAGAgcttagagagaaaataaacaaaGGGATGATGTTTATAAAGGATACAAAG CTGCAACTGTTGAGGGATGAATTAGAAAAATCAAGAATGCAGAAAGAGCAGCAGCTGCAGAAATGCCAGATGTTGCAGAGACAG GTTGAAGAGCTTAAGAAGAATTTTGTTCCATCAGTAATTTATAATCCAGTACCAATTTCTGTTCACTGCCCTGCaatggaggaggaggatgttgTGCAGCCGGAACAGCTTAAGAACTTTGTTCCAACAAAAATTTATAATCCAGTACCGATTTCTGTTTACGACCCTGCTACTGAGGAGGATGAGGACGTGGATGTCGTGCTGCCGGAATGA